AATCCCCGCACTTGTTTTCTATTCAATCTACAGTGCTAAGGGTCTGGTTGGACCTATTCACGAATTCGCATTCACTCTAGTATTTCCTCGCTGGGATCTCTGGGTCGTGattttttgtgtttttctcttttcatACATCTATGCTGAGGGCAAAAGTAATTATTTTAAGGGATCTATCCTTATTCTCGCGTATCTCGTCGTTATGGCAggatttttcttttctgacGTCGAGATCGCAAACGGTATTTTGGGGAACTACGGAACATTTGTTCTCCCTGAATTGAATTATataccaccacctgcaTTGAGTATTCAAAACTGATATCTCTTTCATATACACATTCAtagttttttatttattgttacATTTTCATATTCTTTCTCCTTATAAGATTTCTAGCTACTTTTTCGTGCACTATAAGGAACAGCTCTTTGACATCAATAGGATGCTTAACATACTCCGAGTTTCCTACGGCgccaaaaaatgaaatgcTTTTGCCCCCAAGTTTCGGATACGACTTAAACATGATCACACTGGTTATTTGTTCCGTTGTCTCGTATATCCATCATCGCACGTTACATTATCCAATGCTTGCATGCATCTTGTACGTATTGTGGGGTAATCAGGAATATATTTCCGTAATATTGAAGTCATATGGCAAATCAGATAAGCATCCccaaatatataaatagccAAATATTTGTGTAGTTAGGTATTAAATAcaatttttaaaattaaattatatttttctcTCGATTCTCAATAATAATGTCTAAACCGGTTGTGGCAGTTGTTGGCTTTAATGGTAATCTCGGCCGTCCTATTGTCAACGCTTTGACAAGTCACCTATTCAGAAATAATTTCTCTCTACCTGTGAGAGTCATTACAAGGGATTCGTCTAAAGTGAAAGAGGACGAGTATCCTGCTTCGGATGTGAAGTTTTATGAAGCACACGACCTGGACACGTACGTTAAGGCTTTGACAGGGGTTAATGCTGTCCTCGATGTCAGAGCGGTCGCTGCGCTGGCAGATCTTTCATTGATTGAGGCTGCTAAAAAGGCTGGTGTCACACTATACTCACCCTCGGACTATGGGGTTGACTATTATAAGGCGGGAGAATTTAGGACCCTTTTCAAGCGCAAGTTGGATAGTGCTGCACATGCTAAGGCACTGGGCCTTCAGGTGGTACAATTTCATACTGGATTCTTCTTAGAAGGCGCTTTGAAGGCAGTCCCTAAACTTATATTTGTTGACCCAACTAATAAGACCGCAAATTATCCAGGCGACGGGTCCCAGGAGGTTACATTTACTTCCCTCCGCAATATCGGACAGGCGGTTGCAGGAGTCCTGTCGCATCCTTTCAACGAGATCCCTGAGCAGGTATATATAGGAGGAGATATTCGTTCCATCAAAGAGACCGTTCAAACTTATGAGCAAGTAACCGAAATTTCCTTGCAACATCAATCAAAGAGTGTTGAAGATTTTGTAAAAGTCGCTCAGGATCATGCCGCAAAGGGTACCCTGTTGGCAGGTTTCCAGGATgttcttcttgctcttgctgtCTCGACCAATTCAGCCAACTTCAGTGATAGAGTCAGCAACAAACTTGCAAACCCTGGAGACCTATTTGAGTGGGATACTGTGTCTAAGATTGCACCTACACTTCTGTCACAAAAATAGTCTCAGAATTATGACAATATGTTTTCTAGTTTTATTTAATACATCATGTTTCAGAGGTTGTAATATGTGATATCTTCGCGCTCCCCTTGATGTTTAACCCTTTATTAAATCAAATAGGGTACGTAGATCTTACGATCCTTGGGGTAATCGGGAAATTCCTTTCTATAACGACGGTGTTTCTTAACAGCCCAGACCCACATTTGGGCGGTGGCAACAACGAAAAAGACCAGAGCAGACCAGTTTTGTGAAAGTAGGAAGATTGCGAGCCATCCGACGCTTTCAAAAAAGTAATTGGGACAAGAGACAAGATTGAATCCAAAACCATATGGAATCTTGCGTTCAGTTGAACCGGTGGTTCGGAGATTACTAAGAATCACATGAGTTCTGTAGTTGGCGAGCTCAGCGAATACCcacaagaaagaaattgCCAAGTACGAGATCTCACTCAACTCAAACAATGATTGTCTGCTGAACAAGTATTTGGACAAAGTAGAAGCATGTGAGCTAAAAAATGAGCTTGGTGCATAAGTGAAGTATCCTAACAGAATACCAGATAGACCCCAGTAGTGACCTGAATTTTTGAATACATTGAAGAGTGGCATAGTAGCCAAAGAGAATTTGTGAACAAAAACAGTTTCAAACTCACGTTTAAGGAAGTGCAAAAtaacaaatccaaaaatCAGAGCCTGCTCCCTAGTATGCTCAAATTCAGTACCATACACCAAGGTCTGAGCAAAATAGAAAAACGGGTGAATGAATAATGGGCCGAAATACTCGATAATGAATACGGTTCTCCAAGCCAATTGTGGACCAAGATCTTTAACATTGATGGTGATAGTGTCTTCGGTTCCAAAATAATCACCGATATTTTCTTTAGGGTCCAAAGCGATATCAGACTTCTTCTTAT
The Sugiyamaella lignohabitans strain CBS 10342 chromosome A, complete sequence genome window above contains:
- the TSC13 gene encoding trans-2-enoyl-CoA reductase (NADPH) TSC13 (Enoyl reductase; catalyzes the last step in each cycle of very long chain fatty acid elongation; localizes to the ER, highly enriched in a structure marking nuclear-vacuolar junctions; coimmunoprecipitates with elongases Fen1p and Sur4p; protein increases in abundance and relative distribution to ER foci increases upon DNA replication stress; GO_component: GO:0005737 - cytoplasm [Evidence IEA]; GO_component: GO:0005783 - endoplasmic reticulum [Evidence IEA]; GO_component: GO:0005783 - endoplasmic reticulum [Evidence IDA] [PMID 22842922]; GO_component: GO:0005789 - endoplasmic reticulum membrane [Evidence IEA]; GO_component: GO:0005789 - endoplasmic reticulum membrane [Evidence IDA,IGI,ISS] [PMID 11113186]; GO_component: GO:0016021 - integral component of membrane [Evidence IEA,IEA]; GO_component: GO:0016021 - integral component of membrane [Evidence ISM] [PMID 12192589]; GO_component: GO:0016020 - membrane [Evidence IEA]; GO_component: GO:0005739 - mitochondrion [Evidence IDA] [PMID 14576278]; GO_component: GO:0005739 - mitochondrion [Evidence IDA] [PMID 16823961]; GO_function: GO:0016491 - oxidoreductase activity [Evidence IEA]; GO_function: GO:0016491 - oxidoreductase activity [Evidence IMP,ISS] [PMID 11113186]; GO_function: GO:0016627 - oxidoreductase activity, acting on the CH-CH group of donors [Evidence IEA]; GO_process: GO:0006629 - lipid metabolic process [Evidence IEA,IEA]; GO_process: GO:0055114 - oxidation-reduction process [Evidence IEA]; GO_process: GO:0000038 - very long-chain fatty acid metabolic process [Evidence IGI,IMP,IPI] [PMID 11113186]), encoding MVNILFKSRGKRITRLPENLDLSSGTPVKEITRLLSKATGLSQNRLRLSIPPADGKPTAGKDKKKSDIALDPKENIGDYFGTEDTITINVKDLGPQLAWRTVFIIEYFGPLFIHPFFYFAQTLVYGTEFEHTREQALIFGFVILHFLKREFETVFVHKFSLATMPLFNVFKNSGHYWGLSGILLGYFTYAPSSFFSSHASTLSKYLFSRQSLFELSEISYLAISFLWVFAELANYRTHVILSNLRTTGSTERKIPYGFGFNLVSCPNYFFESVGWLAIFLLSQNWSALVFFVVATAQMWVWAVKKHRRYRKEFPDYPKDRKIYVPYLI